The following are encoded together in the Arcticibacterium luteifluviistationis genome:
- a CDS encoding sulfite exporter TauE/SafE family protein: MKKLALSLSDNVRFKSIAILMVLMKVGLAAVLVYRVYVDFDAATFTLDSLFYYFVFVGFIAQLIDGALGMAYGATCSSLMMSVGVPPAYATAGVHTAKVFTAGVSGLSHIFLGNIDKNMFFRIVITGVIGSMIGAYVISEVIDGEFIKPYISGYLVFLGVMIFMKAFKAKPQIPVNKNLGILGLYGGFFDAIGGGGWGPLVTSNLLSKGNPAKQTIGTVNTAEFFVAFFSTGIFMLFVDTKAWQLIAALIIGGIFAAPLGAYLVKFIPQKILMIVVSVVVILVSLINVVGLFF, translated from the coding sequence ATGAAGAAACTGGCTCTTTCGCTAAGCGACAATGTTAGATTTAAGTCCATCGCCATATTGATGGTTTTAATGAAAGTAGGCTTGGCAGCAGTTTTGGTCTATAGGGTATATGTTGATTTTGATGCCGCCACTTTTACATTAGATTCGCTTTTTTATTACTTCGTTTTTGTTGGGTTTATAGCTCAGCTTATTGATGGAGCTTTAGGAATGGCTTACGGTGCCACATGTAGTTCACTGATGATGAGTGTAGGTGTTCCACCAGCTTATGCCACTGCCGGTGTACATACCGCTAAGGTTTTTACAGCTGGTGTATCTGGCTTGTCTCATATATTCTTAGGAAATATTGATAAGAATATGTTCTTCAGGATTGTGATTACTGGCGTAATAGGTTCTATGATAGGAGCTTATGTTATTTCAGAAGTAATTGATGGTGAGTTTATAAAGCCATATATATCAGGGTACTTGGTGTTTTTGGGGGTAATGATATTCATGAAAGCTTTTAAAGCGAAGCCTCAAATCCCAGTCAATAAAAACCTTGGTATTTTAGGTCTATATGGTGGTTTCTTTGACGCCATAGGAGGTGGAGGTTGGGGCCCTTTAGTGACATCAAACTTGTTAAGTAAAGGTAATCCAGCGAAACAAACCATAGGAACAGTTAATACGGCGGAGTTCTTTGTAGCCTTCTTTAGTACAGGCATTTTCATGCTCTTCGTAGACACAAAAGCTTGGCAGCTTATTGCCGCCTTAATTATTGGTGGTATTTTTGCCGCTCCATTAGGAGCTTATTTAGTTAAATTTATCCCTCAAAAAATCTTGATGATTGTAGTTTCCGTCGTGGTAATATTAGTCAGTTTGATAAATGTGGTAGGGTTATTCTTTTAA
- the gltB gene encoding glutamate synthase large subunit, with the protein MIETEENLGLYSSEFEHDACGIGFRAHLKGRKSHGIVTDAIQMLERMDHRGACGCDPNTGDGAGLLLQIPHEFFVSECRNKGFKLPASGEYGVGQIFFPYQEIAREECREIFNRKIEELGFELLGYRKVPTLNDTLGEGSLKVEPWVEQVFIKIPEDLEDDLAFERKLYVLRQFASAVIRDSVKGVSQTFYVSSLSCRTISYKGQLTTDQLKYYFPDLQDSRVVSAFAIVHSRFSTNTFPSWKLAQPFRFIAHNGEINTVKGNVNWIRAAEKSFYSEFFTKEEMEMIMPICDKGNSDSAMLDNAIELLYLSGRSLPHVMMMMVPEAWDGNEAMDPVRKAFYEYHATIMEPWDGPASISFTDGKMVGATLDRNGLRPSRYWVLNDDTVVMASEAGVLDIDQSTVVSKGRLQPGRMFVVDMEQGRIIPDEELKADICSRKPYGEWIDKHKINIKMLPKSIRPYTHYSPEKLIKRQITAGYSSEDLRMILGPMASLGKEAIGSMGIDIPLAVLSSQSQHLSSYFKQLFAQVTNPPIDSIRERSIMSLISFVGTADNILTESPRHCRQVQLQQPVLTPKEFDKLRFVDQDGFQAKTINTYFYTSSDDHGQALAFAIERICRYAEDAIRDGFEILVLSDRAVDSEHAAIPSLLATSAIHHHLIRKGLRGKASIVVEAADVWETHHYAALIGFGASAICSYLAFETLTKMNASRQIDGDFTDKELYKNYIKAVDKELLKIFSKMGISTLQSYQGAQIFECLGLNKTVVDKYFTGTVSRIGGLGINDIAKEVIVRHRVAYPNVEQDSVKRLEVGGVYQWKQRGEKHMFNPESIHLLQQSTKLGDKDLDAGYKLFKKYSKLINDQSKEALTLRGLMRFKQSESISIDEVEPVEEIFKRFATGAMSFGSISWEAHTTLAIAMNRIGARSNSGEGGEDESRYTPLENGDSMSSNIKQVASGRFGVTSYYLSNAKEIQIKMAQGAKPGEGGQLPGHKVDDWIGRTRHSTPGVGLISPPPHHDIYSIEDLAQLIYDLKNANEEARISVKLVSEAGVGTIATGVAKAHSDVVLIAGYDGGTGASPLSSLRHAGLPWELGLAETHQTLVKNKLRGRIVVQADGQLRTGRDLAIAALLGAEEFGVATAALVAAGCILMRKCHLNTCPVGIATQRKELRALFSGKPEHVVNMFKYLAMEMREIMAELGFRTVNEMVGQVQKLEKRPDIKHWKYKDLDFSKILYKEPIAAEVAEYKQEEQDHGISMVLDRQMIRDAKPALEKGEAVSAEYTVNNLDRTIGAMLSHEISKIYKGDGLPAGTIHFKYRGTSGQSFGAFSTKGLKLELEGDSNDYFGKGLCGAELIVYPDRKATFKASENMAVGNVSFYGATSGEAFINGLAGERFAVRNSGARVVVEGIGDHGCEYMTGGTVIVLGPTGGNFAAGMSGGIAYVYDKEKVFDAKCNKEMVDLEGLTKDDEALLEGMITKHLNATGSEVAKSILDNLNEEFKNFVKVYPTDYKRILAERSEKEASKAA; encoded by the coding sequence ATGATTGAAACAGAAGAAAACTTGGGTCTTTACAGCAGTGAGTTTGAGCATGACGCTTGCGGAATAGGTTTCCGAGCTCATTTAAAAGGCCGTAAATCACATGGTATTGTAACAGATGCCATTCAGATGCTAGAAAGAATGGACCACCGAGGAGCCTGCGGTTGTGACCCTAATACGGGTGACGGAGCGGGTTTGTTGTTGCAAATTCCCCATGAATTTTTTGTAAGTGAGTGCAGAAATAAAGGCTTTAAATTACCAGCTTCTGGAGAGTATGGTGTTGGGCAAATTTTCTTTCCTTATCAAGAAATAGCAAGAGAAGAGTGTCGCGAAATCTTTAATAGAAAAATTGAAGAGCTTGGTTTTGAACTGCTTGGATATAGAAAAGTGCCTACCCTTAATGATACTTTAGGAGAAGGCTCTCTTAAAGTAGAGCCATGGGTGGAGCAGGTGTTTATTAAAATACCTGAGGATCTGGAAGATGATTTAGCTTTTGAACGTAAGTTATACGTTTTAAGACAATTTGCTTCAGCCGTAATTAGAGACTCGGTAAAAGGCGTAAGTCAAACTTTCTATGTTTCAAGTTTGTCTTGTCGTACTATCTCTTATAAAGGTCAGTTAACTACAGACCAATTAAAATATTATTTCCCTGATTTGCAGGATTCTAGAGTAGTATCGGCTTTTGCCATTGTACACTCTCGTTTCTCTACTAATACTTTCCCTTCGTGGAAATTGGCTCAGCCATTTAGGTTTATCGCTCATAATGGAGAGATAAATACTGTAAAAGGTAACGTAAACTGGATTAGAGCAGCAGAAAAGTCTTTCTACTCTGAATTCTTCACCAAAGAAGAAATGGAGATGATAATGCCGATCTGTGATAAAGGTAATTCGGATTCAGCCATGCTAGATAACGCCATTGAGCTGCTTTATCTTTCAGGAAGGTCTCTTCCTCATGTTATGATGATGATGGTGCCAGAAGCATGGGATGGTAACGAAGCCATGGACCCTGTTAGAAAAGCATTCTACGAGTATCATGCTACCATCATGGAACCATGGGATGGCCCAGCTTCTATTTCATTTACTGATGGTAAAATGGTAGGGGCTACGTTAGATAGAAACGGTCTAAGACCTTCTAGGTACTGGGTTCTTAATGATGATACGGTAGTAATGGCATCTGAAGCTGGTGTATTAGATATTGACCAGTCTACAGTAGTTTCAAAAGGCCGTCTTCAGCCAGGAAGAATGTTTGTGGTTGACATGGAGCAAGGAAGAATTATTCCTGATGAAGAACTTAAAGCAGATATTTGTTCAAGAAAACCTTACGGTGAATGGATAGACAAGCATAAGATTAATATCAAAATGCTTCCTAAATCAATTCGTCCATATACGCATTATAGTCCAGAGAAACTTATCAAAAGACAAATTACCGCGGGTTATTCTTCGGAAGATTTGAGAATGATATTAGGACCTATGGCATCTTTAGGTAAAGAAGCTATTGGCTCTATGGGGATAGATATTCCTTTGGCTGTTTTATCTAGTCAAAGCCAGCACCTGTCTTCTTACTTTAAGCAATTGTTTGCTCAGGTTACAAACCCACCTATTGATTCTATCAGAGAGCGTTCTATTATGTCTTTGATATCATTTGTAGGTACTGCAGATAATATTTTGACAGAATCACCTAGACATTGTCGTCAGGTGCAACTTCAGCAGCCGGTTTTAACGCCAAAAGAGTTTGATAAACTTCGCTTTGTTGATCAGGATGGTTTCCAAGCAAAGACTATCAACACCTATTTTTATACCAGTTCTGATGATCATGGGCAAGCCTTAGCTTTCGCTATTGAAAGAATTTGCCGCTATGCGGAAGATGCCATCAGAGACGGTTTTGAAATTCTTGTTCTATCTGATAGGGCAGTAGATTCAGAGCACGCAGCTATTCCTTCATTATTAGCTACTTCGGCTATTCACCATCACTTAATTCGTAAAGGGTTGAGGGGTAAGGCGAGTATTGTAGTGGAGGCAGCGGATGTTTGGGAAACACATCATTATGCAGCCTTGATAGGTTTTGGAGCTTCTGCAATATGTTCATACTTGGCTTTCGAAACATTGACCAAAATGAATGCTTCGCGTCAAATAGACGGAGACTTTACAGATAAAGAACTTTACAAAAACTATATCAAAGCTGTTGACAAAGAACTGTTGAAGATTTTCTCTAAAATGGGAATTTCTACGCTTCAGTCTTATCAAGGAGCTCAGATTTTCGAATGTTTAGGTTTAAATAAAACTGTTGTTGACAAATACTTCACCGGTACTGTTTCAAGAATCGGTGGTCTAGGTATTAATGATATAGCCAAAGAGGTAATTGTTAGACACCGTGTGGCCTATCCTAATGTAGAGCAAGACTCTGTTAAAAGATTAGAAGTGGGTGGTGTTTATCAGTGGAAGCAGCGTGGTGAAAAACACATGTTTAATCCAGAATCAATTCACCTTCTTCAGCAGTCTACTAAACTTGGCGACAAAGACTTAGATGCTGGTTACAAATTATTTAAGAAATACTCTAAGCTAATAAACGACCAATCTAAGGAAGCCTTGACGCTTCGTGGTTTGATGCGTTTTAAACAGTCGGAGTCAATTTCTATTGACGAAGTTGAGCCGGTAGAAGAAATATTCAAACGATTTGCTACTGGAGCGATGTCATTTGGTTCTATTTCTTGGGAAGCTCACACTACACTAGCTATTGCGATGAACCGTATAGGTGCTCGTTCTAACTCTGGTGAGGGTGGAGAAGATGAATCAAGATATACGCCACTTGAAAATGGAGACAGCATGTCCTCCAATATCAAGCAGGTGGCTTCAGGTAGATTTGGTGTAACAAGTTACTACCTATCAAATGCCAAAGAGATTCAAATAAAAATGGCTCAAGGAGCTAAGCCTGGTGAAGGTGGACAGCTTCCTGGTCATAAAGTAGATGATTGGATTGGACGTACTAGACACAGTACTCCAGGTGTAGGACTTATTTCTCCTCCACCTCACCATGATATCTACTCTATTGAGGATTTAGCTCAATTGATTTATGACCTTAAAAACGCCAACGAAGAAGCTCGTATTTCTGTGAAATTAGTTTCTGAGGCTGGTGTTGGTACTATTGCTACGGGTGTAGCAAAAGCTCACTCAGATGTGGTATTGATAGCAGGTTATGATGGTGGTACTGGAGCATCTCCATTATCTTCATTAAGACATGCTGGTCTTCCTTGGGAGCTTGGTTTAGCAGAAACACATCAAACACTTGTCAAAAACAAGTTGAGAGGTAGAATTGTGGTTCAGGCAGATGGTCAATTAAGAACAGGAAGAGATTTAGCAATAGCTGCCTTATTGGGTGCAGAAGAATTTGGAGTAGCCACAGCAGCATTAGTAGCGGCAGGTTGTATTTTGATGAGAAAATGTCATTTGAATACCTGTCCAGTAGGAATTGCAACGCAACGAAAAGAGTTAAGAGCTTTATTCAGTGGTAAGCCTGAGCATGTGGTAAACATGTTTAAGTACTTAGCCATGGAGATGCGTGAGATAATGGCTGAACTAGGTTTCAGAACGGTCAACGAAATGGTTGGTCAAGTACAAAAACTAGAAAAACGTCCTGATATTAAGCATTGGAAGTATAAAGATTTAGATTTTTCTAAAATTCTATATAAAGAGCCTATAGCTGCGGAAGTAGCGGAGTATAAGCAAGAAGAGCAAGACCATGGTATATCTATGGTTTTAGATAGGCAAATGATTAGAGATGCGAAGCCAGCCCTTGAGAAAGGAGAAGCTGTATCAGCAGAATACACGGTCAATAACCTTGATAGAACTATTGGTGCGATGTTATCGCATGAAATATCTAAGATTTACAAAGGAGATGGTTTGCCAGCAGGCACCATTCACTTCAAATATAGAGGTACTTCAGGACAGTCTTTCGGAGCATTCTCTACCAAAGGTTTGAAATTAGAACTCGAAGGAGATTCAAATGATTACTTCGGTAAAGGTCTTTGTGGAGCTGAGCTTATCGTTTATCCAGACAGAAAAGCGACTTTCAAAGCTTCTGAAAACATGGCAGTAGGTAATGTTTCTTTCTACGGTGCTACTTCTGGCGAAGCCTTTATTAATGGTTTAGCTGGTGAGCGTTTTGCGGTAAGAAACTCTGGTGCTAGAGTAGTGGTAGAGGGTATTGGTGACCACGGCTGTGAGTATATGACTGGTGGAACGGTTATAGTTTTAGGGCCAACAGGTGGGAACTTTGCTGCTGGAATGAGCGGTGGAATAGCCTACGTGTATGATAAAGAAAAGGTTTTTGATGCCAAGTGTAATAAAGAAATGGTAGACCTTGAAGGTCTTACTAAAGATGATGAAGCCTTATTAGAAGGTATGATTACAAAGCATTTGAATGCTACTGGAAGCGAAGTGGCTAAATCTATTTTGGATAATCTGAATGAAGAATTTAAGAACTTCGTAAAGGTTTACCCAACAGATTATAAGCGTATTTTAGCTGAAAGAAGTGAAAAGGAAGCTTCAAAAGCGGCATAA
- a CDS encoding phosphoadenylyl-sulfate reductase — protein sequence MEDLFNKTLEERLNWVVENHSNIVFSSSFGQEDQAITHAIFSKDLPVEVFTLDTGRHFQETYEVMDKTKARYKKEFTTYFPETAQVESLVKAKGFNSFFNSVEDRKECCFIRKIAPLKRALKDADVWITGLRADQSENRNDMKMWEWDEGNQVHKFNPLIDWSFEQMEDYLKENKVPQNSLHKKGFVSIGCGPCTRAIVEGEHPRAGRWYWEESQKECGLHAVK from the coding sequence ATGGAAGATTTATTTAATAAAACATTAGAAGAAAGACTTAATTGGGTCGTTGAAAATCATTCAAACATAGTTTTTTCTAGCTCTTTTGGTCAAGAAGATCAGGCCATTACGCATGCCATATTTTCTAAAGATTTGCCTGTGGAGGTATTTACTTTAGATACTGGGCGTCATTTTCAAGAGACCTACGAGGTAATGGATAAAACTAAAGCCCGTTACAAAAAAGAGTTTACTACCTATTTCCCTGAAACAGCTCAAGTGGAGAGTTTGGTAAAAGCTAAAGGTTTCAATAGCTTCTTCAACTCTGTGGAGGATAGAAAGGAATGTTGTTTTATCAGGAAGATAGCTCCACTTAAACGTGCCTTAAAAGATGCTGATGTTTGGATTACGGGATTAAGAGCCGACCAATCTGAAAATAGGAATGACATGAAAATGTGGGAGTGGGATGAAGGCAATCAGGTGCATAAGTTCAATCCTTTAATAGATTGGTCATTTGAACAAATGGAGGATTATTTGAAAGAAAATAAAGTACCTCAAAACAGTCTTCATAAAAAAGGTTTTGTAAGTATCGGCTGTGGTCCATGTACCAGAGCTATAGTAGAAGGGGAGCATCCTAGAGCCGGTAGATGGTACTGGGAAGAGTCTCAAAAAGAATGTGGTTTACATGCAGTTAAATAG
- the cobA gene encoding uroporphyrinogen-III C-methyltransferase — protein MNSPKLTLVGAGPGDPELITLKAIKALKSADVVLYDHLASQDLLEYAETAELVYVGKRGHKRGISQEQINELIVEKAFEKGHVVRLKGGDPFVFGRGVEEINFVTERGIPASYIPGVSSVNSIGLSGIPLTDRNSADGYWVITGHKKDGSLSSDIALASQSNSTLVILMGMSKLAEIEAIFSSQERTNVPVAIIQHVSTQNEKLAIGTVGSLVALAEENELTNPAVIVIGEVVNALKNGFGEALKEQISIYQRVA, from the coding sequence ATGAATTCACCAAAATTAACATTGGTGGGTGCAGGACCAGGTGATCCAGAGTTAATCACACTTAAAGCTATAAAGGCTTTGAAGAGTGCTGATGTAGTACTCTATGATCACTTGGCTTCTCAAGACCTTTTGGAATATGCAGAAACCGCAGAGTTGGTTTATGTAGGAAAAAGAGGACACAAGAGAGGTATTTCTCAAGAGCAAATCAATGAGTTAATAGTTGAGAAAGCTTTTGAAAAAGGTCATGTAGTAAGGTTGAAAGGTGGAGACCCATTTGTTTTCGGTAGGGGAGTAGAGGAAATTAATTTCGTTACTGAAAGAGGTATTCCAGCTTCATATATTCCGGGTGTTTCTTCCGTCAATTCTATAGGTCTTTCAGGGATACCGCTTACCGACAGAAACAGTGCCGATGGTTACTGGGTTATCACTGGTCATAAGAAGGATGGTAGCTTAAGCAGCGATATAGCTTTGGCATCGCAGTCAAACTCTACTTTGGTAATTCTAATGGGAATGAGTAAGCTTGCTGAAATAGAAGCTATCTTTTCATCACAAGAAAGAACCAATGTTCCCGTAGCCATTATTCAGCACGTTTCTACACAGAACGAGAAACTTGCTATTGGAACGGTAGGTTCACTAGTAGCTTTAGCAGAGGAAAACGAGTTGACAAACCCTGCTGTAATAGTTATAGGTGAAGTAGTAAATGCTCTCAAAAACGGTTTTGGAGAAGCTTTAAAAGAACAAATTTCCATTTATCAAAGAGTAGCATAA
- the cysD gene encoding sulfate adenylyltransferase subunit CysD — MILEDSNRSFPRQLEDEAIYIMREVAAQFEKPVLLFSCGKDSITLVRLAQKAFYPGKIPFPLLHVDTGHNFPETIEFRDKLVAELGLDLQIGSVQQSIDEGKVKEETGKYASRNSLQTVTLLEAIENGKYDACMGGARRDEEKARAKERIFSVRDDFGQWDAKKQRPEMFDMLNGKIDMGENVRVFPISNWTELDVWNYIKEEKIEIPSVYFAHKRRVFDRDGLIWSESEFVNKSDDEEVYEDSVRFRTLGDMSCTAAVKSTADNIDSIIDEILSAEISERGARIDDKRSEAAMEKRKQQGYF; from the coding sequence ATGATTTTAGAAGATAGCAATAGGAGTTTTCCTAGACAATTGGAAGACGAGGCAATTTATATCATGAGAGAAGTGGCTGCTCAGTTTGAGAAGCCTGTATTACTTTTTTCTTGTGGAAAAGACTCTATTACCCTTGTTAGATTAGCTCAAAAAGCTTTTTATCCAGGTAAAATTCCATTCCCACTTTTACATGTTGATACAGGACATAACTTTCCTGAAACCATTGAGTTTAGAGATAAACTAGTGGCAGAACTTGGGCTAGACCTTCAGATTGGTAGCGTTCAGCAGTCAATTGACGAAGGAAAAGTAAAAGAAGAAACGGGTAAATATGCCAGTAGAAATTCTCTTCAAACAGTAACGCTGTTAGAGGCTATTGAAAACGGGAAGTATGACGCCTGTATGGGTGGTGCTAGAAGAGATGAAGAAAAAGCGAGAGCCAAAGAAAGAATCTTCTCCGTAAGAGATGATTTCGGTCAATGGGATGCTAAGAAGCAGAGGCCAGAAATGTTTGATATGCTGAATGGAAAGATTGACATGGGAGAAAATGTAAGAGTTTTCCCTATTTCTAACTGGACAGAATTAGACGTTTGGAATTATATTAAAGAAGAGAAGATTGAAATACCTTCTGTATACTTTGCTCACAAAAGAAGAGTATTTGACAGAGATGGTTTAATCTGGTCTGAGTCTGAGTTTGTTAATAAATCTGACGACGAGGAGGTTTACGAAGACTCTGTAAGATTTAGAACTTTGGGTGACATGAGCTGTACAGCAGCCGTAAAGTCTACCGCAGATAACATTGATTCTATTATAGATGAAATCTTAAGTGCAGAAATTTCAGAAAGAGGTGCCAGAATAGACGACAAACGTTCTGAGGCAGCTATGGAGAAACGTAAGCAACAAGGTTATTTTTAA
- a CDS encoding sulfate adenylyltransferase subunit 1, translating to MDILKIATAGSVDDGKSTLIGRLLYETKSITKDKIEALETASKRKGLDFTDLSLLTDGLIAEREQGITIDVAHIYFNTPTRKYIIADTPGHFEYTRNMITGASNASVSIILIDSRNGISEQTKRHYYISQLLRIENVIVAVNKMDLVDYSQDSFEAIKKDFETTVGKAGFEGQKITFIPLSSLYGDNITTKSDKMAWYDGGSLLNILESIENKQVRTGADAIPARMGVQYVVRPKTEEYHDYRGYAGRISSGEFEVGDEVTALPSGQSSTIKSIQKFDTGLSKAIAGDSVVITLDTDIDISRGNMLTRSNVVPEGKKALKATVCWMDSTPLSAGKTYILQHGVNTQKAKSISIDSVLDVQHLVESDERTDIKLNEIGVVNLKTAGEIFADTYKENPSNGAFILIDPMSNTTAGLGFVM from the coding sequence ATGGATATTTTAAAGATAGCAACGGCAGGTTCGGTAGATGATGGTAAGAGTACGCTGATAGGCCGTTTACTTTACGAAACAAAGTCTATTACAAAGGATAAAATAGAGGCCCTAGAGACGGCATCTAAAAGAAAAGGTTTAGACTTTACTGATCTTTCTTTATTAACGGATGGTTTAATAGCTGAGCGTGAGCAAGGAATTACTATTGACGTAGCTCACATTTACTTTAATACACCTACACGTAAGTATATTATTGCAGATACTCCTGGTCATTTCGAGTACACGCGTAACATGATTACAGGTGCTAGTAATGCTTCAGTTTCTATTATTCTTATAGATTCTAGAAACGGTATTTCAGAGCAAACCAAAAGACATTATTACATCAGTCAATTGTTAAGAATTGAAAACGTAATAGTTGCCGTTAATAAAATGGACTTGGTAGATTATTCTCAAGATAGCTTTGAAGCCATCAAAAAGGATTTTGAAACCACAGTAGGAAAGGCAGGTTTTGAAGGTCAAAAAATTACGTTTATTCCATTATCTTCTTTATATGGAGATAACATTACCACAAAGTCAGATAAAATGGCTTGGTATGATGGCGGTTCATTACTGAATATTTTGGAGAGCATCGAAAATAAGCAAGTAAGAACTGGTGCAGATGCTATTCCTGCCAGAATGGGTGTTCAGTATGTGGTAAGACCTAAAACGGAAGAATACCATGATTACAGAGGCTATGCAGGAAGGATAAGCAGTGGAGAATTTGAGGTAGGAGATGAAGTTACTGCTTTACCTAGTGGGCAAAGTTCTACCATAAAAAGTATTCAGAAGTTTGATACAGGTTTAAGTAAGGCTATTGCTGGAGATTCTGTGGTAATTACTTTAGATACTGATATTGATATTAGTCGTGGAAATATGTTAACACGCTCTAATGTAGTGCCTGAAGGCAAAAAAGCTTTAAAAGCTACAGTTTGTTGGATGGATAGCACGCCGCTTTCAGCGGGCAAAACATACATTCTTCAGCATGGTGTTAATACGCAAAAAGCAAAGTCAATTTCTATTGATTCAGTATTAGATGTACAGCATTTAGTAGAGTCAGATGAACGAACAGACATCAAGTTGAATGAAATTGGTGTTGTTAATTTGAAAACAGCAGGTGAAATATTCGCCGATACTTATAAAGAGAATCCTTCTAACGGAGCATTTATACTCATAGACCCAATGTCAAACACAACAGCAGGTTTAGGTTTTGTAATGTAA